The sequence GGCGGAGAGGGCGGTCATGCCCAGCGGCCCACCAAGTGTGAGCCGCCCCGTGTCGAGCACCAGCCCCCTCGGCGCCGGCGCGGCCGGACGCAGCCGCCGCGACAGCGCCTGAATGGCGGCGGTGAGCTCTTCCAGTGCAACCGGCTTCGCCAGATAGATGTCGGCGCCGCTTTCATAGCCGATCCGCTTGTCGTCGGCGCGGGCACGGGCGGTCATCATGATGATGCCGATCTCGGGATGAGTCACGCGCAGCCGCCGGGTCAGGCTCAGCCCGTCCTCGCCGGGCAGGTTGAGATCGACGACGACAAGGTCGATCCGCAGCGCCTGCCTCTGCTCCGCCAGCGCCTCCGCGCAGTCGAAGCCGACGGCATGATGACCCTCGCCGGTCAGGGCGTTGACGATAGCGGTTCTGAGATCGTCATTGTCTTCGACGACGGCAATGCTGAGCATGGCAACCAGACGCTGAAGCGCGCCCGCCCCTCGATGAAATCGTATGTAATCAAACCATCAAGCAGGTCCACGATTCCCTGCACAATGTAAAGTCCCAAACCGGACCCGCTTTTCGTGCGGGCATGTGGACCGCGATAGAATTTCTCGAACAGCCGGGAGATGTCAGGTATCACGATACGCCCGCAGTCATTCTCGACGGTGATGCGCACCCCCATGCCCGCCGGTCCGGCTTCCGCGCCCGCGCTCACTGTGACGGTCGAGTCGTCCGGCGAGTATTTCAGCGCGTTGTCGATGAGGTTGTGCAGCACAGTGGCGATGAGTTGCCCGTCCGATATCAGCGCGGGCAGCGGGCCGGCGTCCAGCGCCACACGGCCGGGTGACGCGCTCGCCGCGACGGCGGCGCGCAGGGCGGCGGCCATGTCCACCGGCGTGCGCACCACGTCGAGCCCCTTCTGCTCCATGCGGTCGGCGAAGCCGCAGCGGTCGATGATGCCCTCCATATTGCCGAAGGCGGCGTCGATCAGCCGTCGCGGCTCGCCGCCCACCCTCGCCATGTCCACGGCCAGGCGTATGACCGAGAGCGGCGTGCGCAATTCATGGGTGAGCATGGCCATGAAGCGGTTCTGCATCTCGAACTGCGCGCGCTGCAGTTCGAGCTGACCCAGCGTCACATCAAGCGCCCGCTGCGCTTCGAGGCCGCGCTGGCGGGCCTCGCGCGAGCGCAGGGCGAGCAGCACGAACATCGGCAGGTCCGACAGCAGCCCGTGGATGATGTTGGCGTCGAGATTCCAGGTCGAGGCCGGCAGCACACCGAGGATCGGCAGCATGGTCAGCACCAGCGAGGTGGCCTGGATCACATAGAAGATCCGCAGCACCCGCCGGCCGGGCGGCGCCTCCCGCCGGGTGCCGAACGCCATCAGCGGCAGCAGCGGGACGATCAGCATCACCACTATCGCATTGAGCTTCAGCGCCGCCTGGGTAGCGCCGACCGCGAGCAGGACGAAGGCGATGACGAGCGCCAGCAGCAGCGCGTCGATGCTCCAGCGTCCGAGCGCGATCAGGTCGAACTGGCGCAGCAGCAGCCGGTTGGTCAGTAGCGAGAACAGCGGCGTCGCGATGACCGAGATGCTGGTCAGCGTGTCGACCAGGCCCGCGGGCGCCGTGGGAAAGATCACAGCCCCATAGCCCATGATCAAGACATTGTAGCTGATGAAGAATAGCTGGTTTATGGCGAAGCAGCCCACCACGATATCGGGCCGGACGGCGAAGTCGCTGGCAGTCCACAGCAGAATGAACAGCAGCAGCGCCAGAATGAAGATTTCGCTGGCGTGGATGTGCAGGTCGCGCAGCGCCGCCATTTGCGGTACCAGCGCCTCGACATGCATCAGCGAAGTGCTGGTGGTCGACAGGCGCAGATAATAGGTCGTTTCCGGCCGGTTAGGCCAGATGTTGAAGCCGAGGCTGAGCGAGGGCACATCCCGCTCCAGAAAAGGCGTGCGGTCGCCGGTGACATATTCGTGCCAGACACCGGGCCGGCCGGGCACCGGCTCGAACAGGGCGACACGGTCGAGATAGGTCGGGCGGATGCGCAGCACCAGCGGGCCGCCATCGCCCGGGCTCACTGTCAGCCGCAGCCAGTAGGTGGAGGGCGTGTAGCCGCGCGCCAATATGGGCGGGGTGGGGCTGAACGCAGCATGTGTCACCTCGCCGATGGTCAGCGTGCCGCTGGGGTCCTCCAGCACGGCGCGGCCGAGTATGTGGTCGCGCGAGGGAATCGCCGCCGTCCAGGCGATGGCGGCGCCGCCGCCGACCAGCACCAGCAGGATGAAGAAGCGGGCGACAGCCGACCAGGGCGACAGCGAAAGGCCGGCGGGCAGGGGCATTGGCGCGCTTGGCTCGGACTTGTCCGCTTCACTGTGATCGTGCATGCCGCCCTGCCTGTCCCCGGCCGGCTCGCGCGCGGCATCGCTATCAGATAGACCAGCCGCCGGGCGGTTCGCTAGCTCTCGCTCCCCGCCGCTCTGGTCGTCAGCGCGGCGATTTCGGCCAGCAGGCGGGCGGGAATCCACACACCCTCCGCGCTGCGGGCGCGGGCGGCATAGCGGCGCTCGGCCGGCAGTCTTACCCCCGGCTGGGCCTTGGCGAGGGCGAAGAGTTCCTGCGCCCCGGCCAGCCGCGTCTCCAGCGTCTCGCGCCCGAACACCGCCGGGTCGAGGGCGATGAACAGTTCGCCGCCGAGCGGCGGGCCGGCATCGCCATTTTCCACCGCCTTCGCCTGCCGGCTGGTGAGATCGCCGATCAGCGGTCCGGCGATGAGTTCCACCATCAGCGACAGCGCCGAACCCTTGTGCCCGCCGAAGGGCAGCAGCGCACCCGCCAGCGCGGCGGCGGGGTCGGTGGTTGGGCGCCCGTCCGGGCTCACCGCCCAGCCTTGCGGCAGCGGCTCACCGGCCCGGCGCTTCAGCTCCACCTCGCCGCGCGCGGCGGCGCTGGTGGCGAAATCGAAAATGAACGGCTGGCCCGGCGGTCCCGGCCAGCCGAAAGCGATCGGATTGGTGCCGAGCAGCGGCGTCGTGCCGCCGGCGGGAGCGACGCAGCACTGGCCGACGGTAAAGCACCAGGCGGCGAGGCCCGCCTCCACCGCCGGCTCGATATCGGCCCACAGGGCGGAGAAATGATAGCAGTCGTGGATCGCCAGCGCGGCGATGCCATAGGTTTTGGCCGCCTCGATCAGCGCCGGCACGCCGGTCTCGATGGCAAGCGGGGCGAAGCCGCCTCCGGCGTCTACCTCCAGCACCACCGGCGTGGTGCGGGTGAGCACCGGCGTAGCGTCCCGCGCGGCCTTGCCGCTGCGCACCGAGGAGACATAACCAAGCAGCCGGTAGAGCCCGTGCGAATGGCACTCATCCGCCTGCGCCCGGGTGATGGAACGGGCGATCGCCGCCGCATGCGCCTCTCCCAGCCCGGCGGCCAGCAATGTGTCGCGGGTAAGCGCGTGCACCTCGGCGAGGGTGAGGCGGACATGATCAGCAGGGGGCGTGTGGGCGGTCATGGGTCGCCTTGCGCGGGGCGCGCTCGAGTTCGCGCAGCAGGTCCTGTTGCACGGTGAGAATGTGGGTGTCGAGAAAGGCGCAGGCTGCCGCCACATCGCCCGCGCGGCTGAGATCCGCCAGCGCGGCATGCTCGCTGACCGCCCGTTGCATGCCGAGGCTGCCCATGCCGGCGACATCGCTGAGATGCACCCTTGTGTAGCGGTCGCTCGCCTGCAGCAGGCCCTGGACGATGGTGAGCGAGCGCGGCTGATCCGCCCGCGCATAGAGCGCCATGTGGAAATCAGCATTGATCTGGCCCCAGCGGCCGAGTTCGTTGGCGGCGGTGACGCGCACCATCTCCGCCTGCAGCGCCTCCAGCCGGGCGAAATCCTCCGCCTCCAGCAGCGGAACGGAGCGGGCGAGCAGGCGCGGCTCCAGCAGCCGGCGCAGTTCGAACACGTCGCGGATCTCGGCGGTGGACAGTTCGGCGACCACCGCGCCCTTTTGCGGCATGAAGCGCACCAGCCCTTCGGCATCGAGCTGGAACAGCGCTTCGCGCACCGGAATGCGGCTGACCTTGAACGTCGCCGCCAGCGCGTCCTGCCGCAACTGCGCACCGGCTGGATAGGTGCCGTCGAGGATGGCGTTGCGCAACTGATCGAGAATGGCCGCCGTGAGGGTGCGGTGCTTGAGTAGCGGGTTCATTTACCTTCGGTCGCGCCCCGAATAATCACGCCGGCATATTGACGGATATATTTTATAAAATCTACGATCCCGAAAAAGAGGGAAAAGGGGACCCATGACCAACACCAACGGCGTTGCGGCCGGTGGCGGGCGCTTGCGTGCCGTGACGGCGGCTTCCGAGGCCCTGCTGGTGGCGGAGCGCGTGGCCATTGGCAGCCTGATGGCCCTGCTCACCGGGCTGATCCTGCTCAACGTCGTCACCCGCTACGCCCATGTCCCGCTCTACTGGATCGACGAATCCGCCATCTTCACCACGGTCTGGCTGACCTTCCTCGGCGCCTCCGCCATGTCGCGGCTGCGGCTCGACTTCTCCATGACCATTCTGACCGAGCGCCTGCCGGCGGGCGCGGTGAAGGCGATGCGCGTCGTCGCCACGCTCTGCATCCTCGGCTTCGGCCTCGCTTTGGCGGCGATGTGCTGGATGTGGATGGACCCGGTGGGCATCGCCAGCGCCGGTTTCGACGCCCGGGCCTATGGCGGGGCGACGTTCAACTTCCTCTACACCGAGCGCACCCAGACGCTGAACTGGCCGAGCTGGGTGCTCTATCTCGTCATGCCGCTCTTCGCGCTGACCCTCACCGTGCACAGCGCCGCCAATCTCCTCGAGGATCTCGGTCTCGCCGCCCCGCCCGACCGCAGCGACATCGGTCTCAACAGCGCCGAAGAGGTCGCCTGATGCTCACCGGCGCCGCCTTCCTCGTTTTCCTGCTCATCGGGGTGCCGATCGGCATCGCCATCTGCCTCACCGGGGTGGTTTTCATCCAGGCTTCCGGCAATCCGGTGCTCTATCAGAGCTTTCCGATGCAGATGTTCGGATCGGTCGACAATTACGGGCTGATCGCGATCCCGCTGTTCATCCTCATCGGCGAGATCATGAATGGCGGCGGCATCACCCGCCAGATCATCTCCATGACCATGGCCTTTGTCGGCTCGCTGCGCGGCGGGCTCGCCTATGTGAACATGCTGGCCAACATGTTCGTCTCGTCCATTCTCGGCTCGGCGACCGCGCAGGTCGCGATCATGGCGCAGATCATGGTGCCGGAGATGGAGGCGAAGGGATATGACAAGACCTTCGCCGCCGGCCTCACCGCCTATGCCGGCATGCTCGGGCCGATCATCCCGCCCTCGATCATGTTCGTGATGTATTCGGTGCTGGCGCAGGTGCCGGTCGGCACCATGCTGATGGCCGGCCTGATCCCCGGCGTGGTGCTGACCGCGATGTT is a genomic window of Ancylobacter sp. IITR112 containing:
- a CDS encoding GntR family transcriptional regulator — encoded protein: MNPLLKHRTLTAAILDQLRNAILDGTYPAGAQLRQDALAATFKVSRIPVREALFQLDAEGLVRFMPQKGAVVAELSTAEIRDVFELRRLLEPRLLARSVPLLEAEDFARLEALQAEMVRVTAANELGRWGQINADFHMALYARADQPRSLTIVQGLLQASDRYTRVHLSDVAGMGSLGMQRAVSEHAALADLSRAGDVAAACAFLDTHILTVQQDLLRELERAPRKATHDRPHAPC
- a CDS encoding response regulator transcription factor, with product MLSIAVVEDNDDLRTAIVNALTGEGHHAVGFDCAEALAEQRQALRIDLVVVDLNLPGEDGLSLTRRLRVTHPEIGIIMMTARARADDKRIGYESGADIYLAKPVALEELTAAIQALSRRLRPAAPAPRGLVLDTGRLTLGGPLGMTALSAPEAALLAAFTRAQDHRLETWQIIAVLEQADRAPNRNALNVTMSRLSTKMRQSGTGPHPLRAIRNWGYQLCEPIVLT
- a CDS encoding TRAP transporter small permease: MTNTNGVAAGGGRLRAVTAASEALLVAERVAIGSLMALLTGLILLNVVTRYAHVPLYWIDESAIFTTVWLTFLGASAMSRLRLDFSMTILTERLPAGAVKAMRVVATLCILGFGLALAAMCWMWMDPVGIASAGFDARAYGGATFNFLYTERTQTLNWPSWVLYLVMPLFALTLTVHSAANLLEDLGLAAPPDRSDIGLNSAEEVA
- a CDS encoding Ldh family oxidoreductase → MTAHTPPADHVRLTLAEVHALTRDTLLAAGLGEAHAAAIARSITRAQADECHSHGLYRLLGYVSSVRSGKAARDATPVLTRTTPVVLEVDAGGGFAPLAIETGVPALIEAAKTYGIAALAIHDCYHFSALWADIEPAVEAGLAAWCFTVGQCCVAPAGGTTPLLGTNPIAFGWPGPPGQPFIFDFATSAAARGEVELKRRAGEPLPQGWAVSPDGRPTTDPAAALAGALLPFGGHKGSALSLMVELIAGPLIGDLTSRQAKAVENGDAGPPLGGELFIALDPAVFGRETLETRLAGAQELFALAKAQPGVRLPAERRYAARARSAEGVWIPARLLAEIAALTTRAAGSES
- a CDS encoding 7TM-DISM domain-containing protein encodes the protein MHDHSEADKSEPSAPMPLPAGLSLSPWSAVARFFILLVLVGGGAAIAWTAAIPSRDHILGRAVLEDPSGTLTIGEVTHAAFSPTPPILARGYTPSTYWLRLTVSPGDGGPLVLRIRPTYLDRVALFEPVPGRPGVWHEYVTGDRTPFLERDVPSLSLGFNIWPNRPETTYYLRLSTTSTSLMHVEALVPQMAALRDLHIHASEIFILALLLFILLWTASDFAVRPDIVVGCFAINQLFFISYNVLIMGYGAVIFPTAPAGLVDTLTSISVIATPLFSLLTNRLLLRQFDLIALGRWSIDALLLALVIAFVLLAVGATQAALKLNAIVVMLIVPLLPLMAFGTRREAPPGRRVLRIFYVIQATSLVLTMLPILGVLPASTWNLDANIIHGLLSDLPMFVLLALRSREARQRGLEAQRALDVTLGQLELQRAQFEMQNRFMAMLTHELRTPLSVIRLAVDMARVGGEPRRLIDAAFGNMEGIIDRCGFADRMEQKGLDVVRTPVDMAAALRAAVAASASPGRVALDAGPLPALISDGQLIATVLHNLIDNALKYSPDDSTVTVSAGAEAGPAGMGVRITVENDCGRIVIPDISRLFEKFYRGPHARTKSGSGLGLYIVQGIVDLLDGLITYDFIEGRARFSVWLPCSALPSSKTMTISEPLSSTP